The Streptomyces durmitorensis genome contains the following window.
AGTTCGGAGACGATCAGGAGCAGGCCCTGCACGAGGTCGTCCGCCGCGGGCACGCCCTGCCGGGCGAGCAGGTCGCGTACCGCGTGCCGCGCCTGGGGCACCGAGGCGTCGACGGCGGCGGCGGTGAACCGCCACACGCCTTCGTACGGCACCTTTCCGGTCTCCCGAGGGAGTGGGCCGGGCCCCCTCCCGTCGCCGTCCATCGTCGGGTCGCCGCCCTTGCGCTCGATTGTCACCACACATCGAGTGTTGGGAATGCCCTGGTCCGGACCGCATAACTGACCAGAAGTCAGCGACTATCGACGACATTTGATCGCTGACGCCCGGTCGCGTCAGTTGTGCGACTGTTCCTGTCCCTCTGGTTTCGCTTTCAAGCTTTCTTCGGGTTGTACGGGTTCGGCCACCATGCTCACGATCCGGCGCCCGCCCAGGCCCGTGGCGAGCAGGCCGAGGCCGTCGAAGAGCAGCGCGAGCGAGAAGAAGCAGCCGATCACGTACTGGCTGCTGCTGGGCCAGTTGGCGAGCACGAGGATGCCCAGGAGCAGTCCGAAGGCGCCCTGCACGAGCGTCCAGCCGAACTGCGGGCCGCGCACCACCAGGCTGCCGACGAGACGGAACACACCGCCGGTCAGGAACAGCAGCGCCGCGAACATGGTCAACGCCTCCGCCGCCACATCCGGCCGACGGATGATCACGACACCGGCGGCGAGGTTCAGGGCGGCCACGACCACGCCGAGCCAGAAGAAGTTCGTGCCGCGCGACTGCACCGCGTGCAGCAGGCCGACGCAGCCGCCGATCAGGAGCAGCCAGCCGAAGAGGAGCATGGAGGTCAGGGTGGCGACGCCCGTGTAGACGAGGCCCACGAGCCCCGCCACCGCGAGGATCGCGCCCATCAGGGCCAGCCAGCCGAGGCTGCGGTTGAGCTGCTTGGCGCCCTGGGCCTCCGGTGCGGCGGCCTTGGCGCTCTTGGATCGGGCCATCAGCGTCTCCGTCCTGCTTCCCCCACTGCAGAGAGTTCTCAGGTCCGCAGGGAGTTCTCGGGTCCGCCCCTTCTTGATCGTACGTTCGAGTAGTACGGATAGCATCCTGCGCATGGAGCCGCAGCTGAGGCAGGCCGTCACCCACGGCGTCGCCACCGTCGTCATCGACCATCCGGCCAAGCGCAACGCCATGACGGCGGACATGTGGCGGCAGGTGCCGCCACTGCTCGCCGGGCTCGCGGCCGACCCGGCCGTACGGACGGTCGTGCTCACCGGCGAGGGCGCGACCTTCTGCGCGGGTGCCGACATCTCCTCGCTGCGCCGGTCGCCCGGCGAGGCGCAGGAGCTCGCGGTGCGGGCCGAGGAGGCGCTCGCCGCCTTCCCGAAGCCGACGCTGGCCGCGGTGCGCGGCTACTGCGTGGGCGGGGGGAGCCAGCTCGCGGCGGCCTGCGATCTGCGGTTCGCGGACGAGGGCGCCCTGTTCGGGATCACTCCGGCGAAGCTGGGGATCGTCTACCCGTCCTCGTCCACCCGGCGGCTGGTGTCGCTCGTGGGGCCCGCCACCGCCAAGTACCTCTTGTTCTCGGGGGAGTTGATCGACGCCGAGCGCGCACTGCGCACCGGTCTCGTGGACGAGGTGCTGCCCGCGGGTGAACTGGACAAGCGGGTCGCGGAGTTCACCAGGATCCTCGCCGCGCGCTCACAGCTGACGCAGGCGGCGGCCAAGGAGTTCGCGGCGGGACACACCGATCGGGACGCGTACTGGACCGGGCAGGCGCGCGCCGGCGGCGACACCGCCGAAGGGGTCGCCGCCTTCCTGGAGCGTCGCGAGCCGCGCTTCACATGGACGCCCGGCGACACGGCCACCGGCTGAAATCGCTCCCCGCT
Protein-coding sequences here:
- a CDS encoding HdeD family acid-resistance protein, with amino-acid sequence MARSKSAKAAAPEAQGAKQLNRSLGWLALMGAILAVAGLVGLVYTGVATLTSMLLFGWLLLIGGCVGLLHAVQSRGTNFFWLGVVVAALNLAAGVVIIRRPDVAAEALTMFAALLFLTGGVFRLVGSLVVRGPQFGWTLVQGAFGLLLGILVLANWPSSSQYVIGCFFSLALLFDGLGLLATGLGGRRIVSMVAEPVQPEESLKAKPEGQEQSHN
- a CDS encoding enoyl-CoA hydratase/isomerase family protein encodes the protein MEPQLRQAVTHGVATVVIDHPAKRNAMTADMWRQVPPLLAGLAADPAVRTVVLTGEGATFCAGADISSLRRSPGEAQELAVRAEEALAAFPKPTLAAVRGYCVGGGSQLAAACDLRFADEGALFGITPAKLGIVYPSSSTRRLVSLVGPATAKYLLFSGELIDAERALRTGLVDEVLPAGELDKRVAEFTRILAARSQLTQAAAKEFAAGHTDRDAYWTGQARAGGDTAEGVAAFLERREPRFTWTPGDTATG